A single Parabacteroides timonensis DNA region contains:
- the aroQ gene encoding type II 3-dehydroquinate dehydratase — translation MKKIQIINGPNLNLLGKREPTVYGSASFESYLDELRARYPQCEIAYYQSNVEGEMINKIHEVGFEYDGIIMNAGAYTHTSIALHDAIKAVNTPVVEVHISNVHARESFRHVSMISAACKGVILGFGLDSYRLALEALIQLTVDK, via the coding sequence ATGAAGAAGATTCAGATTATTAACGGTCCTAATCTTAACCTGTTGGGCAAACGAGAGCCGACAGTGTATGGTAGTGCTTCCTTCGAGAGTTACCTGGACGAACTACGCGCCCGATATCCTCAATGTGAAATAGCCTACTATCAAAGTAATGTGGAAGGCGAAATGATAAACAAAATCCACGAAGTGGGTTTCGAATACGATGGTATTATAATGAATGCGGGAGCATATACACATACATCCATCGCATTGCATGACGCCATAAAAGCAGTAAATACTCCGGTAGTAGAAGTACACATTTCAAATGTACATGCACGCGAATCGTTCCGCCATGTTTCGATGATCTCTGCGGCCTGCAAAGGAGTGATCCTTGGATTCGGCCTGGATTCATATCGGCTGGCACTTGAAGCACTTATTCAGTTGACAGTTGACAAGTAA
- a CDS encoding O-methyltransferase, giving the protein MTLDEYILSHSDEEGDLLSTLNRDANVNLLRPRMLSGHLQGRILKMFCRMLRPRCVLEIGTYTGYATLCLAEGTDEDALIHTLEINDEMEDFIMKYLSRSSYKEKIKLHFGDAMEIIPQLDEVFDLVFIDADKRLYSEYFDLVFPKVRPGGLILADNTLWDGKVLEKPHPADKQTIGILSFNDKIKADPRVEKVILPLRDGLTMIWKK; this is encoded by the coding sequence ATGACATTAGACGAATACATTCTCTCTCACAGTGACGAAGAAGGAGACTTGCTATCCACATTGAACCGGGATGCCAACGTAAACCTACTGCGTCCGCGTATGCTGTCCGGGCATTTGCAGGGACGTATACTGAAAATGTTTTGTCGCATGCTACGCCCAAGGTGTGTACTGGAAATCGGAACTTATACCGGTTATGCCACACTCTGTCTGGCTGAAGGGACTGATGAAGATGCACTTATCCACACCCTTGAGATAAATGATGAGATGGAAGATTTTATCATGAAGTATCTTTCCCGCTCCTCTTATAAAGAGAAAATAAAACTGCACTTCGGAGATGCGATGGAGATCATCCCTCAACTCGACGAAGTATTTGACCTCGTGTTTATCGATGCAGACAAACGATTATACTCAGAATACTTCGATCTGGTATTTCCGAAGGTCCGCCCCGGCGGCTTGATCCTGGCCGATAATACGCTTTGGGATGGTAAAGTATTGGAAAAACCCCACCCGGCAGATAAACAAACCATCGGTATTCTTAGTTTTAATGATAAAATAAAAGCAGACCCACGGGTGGAGAAAGTGATCCTTCCACTTCGCGACGGCCTGACAATGATTTGGAAAAAATAA
- a CDS encoding helix-turn-helix domain-containing protein, with the protein MNITEKDWNELKSMILEIRGSLSILVDEAGKELLTPNEICKMLKISRNTFQNYINRNVFKHSKVEGRVYVKRSEIERLIDEGII; encoded by the coding sequence ATGAACATAACAGAAAAAGATTGGAATGAACTGAAAAGTATGATTTTAGAAATTCGGGGAAGTCTTTCAATACTGGTCGATGAGGCAGGTAAAGAACTACTAACCCCGAATGAAATCTGCAAGATGTTAAAGATAAGCCGGAACACTTTTCAAAACTATATTAATAGGAATGTTTTCAAGCATTCAAAAGTGGAAGGTAGAGTATATGTGAAGCGTTCCGAGATAGAACGTTTGATTGATGAAGGTATAATATAA
- a CDS encoding HK97 family phage prohead protease → MEIRSFYEERAMPVIVDERTIEGYSTVFNKESRIMFDPQRKRFFIEIIRSSAVSESDFKNWDIKALMEHDKARLLARSFNGSGTLQLSIDDYGVKYRFEAPETTEGNNALVQVKRRDIFGSSFAYTANEKDNVIYTKRSDGLLIREVQKFDRMFDVSLVTDPAYFGTDVNVRSLDSYFEELPDESYKKDVESLRSLIN, encoded by the coding sequence ATGGAAATCAGAAGTTTTTATGAAGAAAGGGCTATGCCTGTAATAGTTGATGAACGAACAATAGAAGGATATTCAACTGTATTTAATAAAGAAAGCCGCATAATGTTTGATCCGCAAAGAAAACGATTTTTTATAGAGATCATAAGGAGTTCGGCTGTTAGTGAATCTGATTTTAAAAATTGGGATATAAAAGCACTTATGGAACATGACAAAGCACGTTTGCTTGCCAGAAGTTTTAACGGTTCAGGAACATTACAATTGTCGATAGATGATTATGGTGTAAAATACCGTTTTGAAGCACCTGAAACGACAGAAGGTAACAACGCATTAGTACAGGTAAAAAGACGTGATATTTTCGGTTCTTCATTTGCTTATACCGCCAATGAAAAAGACAATGTAATATATACAAAACGTTCTGACGGTTTGCTAATTCGTGAAGTGCAGAAGTTTGATCGAATGTTTGATGTTTCATTAGTGACTGATCCGGCATATTTCGGAACTGATGTAAATGTTCGTAGTCTGGATTCTTATTTTGAAGAATTGCCGGATGAATCCTATAAAAAAGATGTGGAGAGTTTAAGAAGTCTTATCAATTAA
- a CDS encoding HNH endonuclease signature motif containing protein has product MAKDANYIKLINTARWKRVRLKKLQAQPLCECCQDKDKITPATEVHHVTPVETVTTIEQMETLMFEYSNLMSVCHECHKNIHAEMFSHSKENVKRANERRTKRFTDRYL; this is encoded by the coding sequence ATGGCTAAAGATGCAAATTATATTAAGCTGATTAATACAGCACGTTGGAAACGGGTGAGGCTTAAGAAGCTACAAGCCCAACCATTATGTGAATGTTGTCAAGATAAGGACAAAATCACACCAGCGACAGAAGTCCATCACGTTACACCAGTTGAAACCGTTACCACTATTGAACAAATGGAAACATTGATGTTTGAGTATAGCAATTTAATGTCAGTATGCCATGAATGCCATAAAAATATCCATGCCGAAATGTTTTCCCATTCAAAGGAGAATGTAAAAAGGGCAAACGAGCGTAGAACAAAACGGTTTACTGATAGATATTTATAA
- a CDS encoding mannose-1-phosphate guanylyltransferase has translation MKDNYCVIMGGGIGSRFWPFSRESYPKQFLDFFGTGRSLLQMTFDRFSKIIPTENIFIVTNEAYADLIKEQLPELKENQILLEPARRNTAPCIAYAAYHIKACNPNANIVVAPSDHLILKEDVFLKDVQRGLDFVKENKALVTLGIKPSRPETGYGYIQSSDSMLGEFTKVKTFTEKPNLELAKVFYESGEFFWNSGLFLWNVDTILDAFSKYLPDIALRFDLGKDKFNTEHEHEFIRENFPYCLKISIDYGIMEKADNVYMLCADFGWADLGTWGSLFDLAPKDENNNAVLKNSNALLYESSGNVIAVGNPKRLTVVQGLDDCIVAESGNVLLICKKDDEQRIKQFVADAQIKYGAEFN, from the coding sequence ATGAAAGATAATTATTGCGTTATCATGGGAGGGGGGATTGGTAGTCGCTTCTGGCCTTTTAGCAGAGAGAGTTATCCAAAACAATTTCTGGACTTTTTCGGAACCGGACGCTCTTTGCTGCAGATGACTTTTGATCGCTTTTCCAAAATCATTCCAACAGAGAATATTTTTATTGTAACGAATGAGGCTTACGCTGATCTGATTAAAGAACAATTACCGGAATTAAAAGAAAACCAGATCCTCCTGGAGCCTGCACGTAGGAATACAGCCCCTTGTATCGCATACGCAGCTTATCATATCAAAGCTTGTAATCCGAATGCCAATATTGTTGTTGCTCCTTCCGATCATCTGATACTGAAAGAAGATGTATTCCTGAAAGACGTTCAGCGTGGATTGGATTTTGTGAAAGAGAATAAGGCATTGGTGACGTTAGGCATCAAACCCAGCCGTCCGGAAACCGGTTACGGTTATATTCAAAGCAGTGACTCTATGTTGGGAGAATTTACCAAAGTAAAGACTTTTACGGAAAAACCGAACCTGGAACTGGCAAAGGTCTTTTATGAGAGTGGTGAATTTTTCTGGAACTCCGGATTGTTTCTCTGGAATGTGGATACTATTTTGGATGCGTTCAGTAAATACCTGCCGGATATCGCCTTGCGTTTTGACTTGGGTAAAGATAAATTCAATACAGAACATGAACATGAGTTTATACGTGAAAACTTCCCTTATTGCCTGAAGATCTCTATCGATTACGGTATTATGGAGAAAGCAGATAATGTATATATGCTGTGTGCCGATTTCGGTTGGGCCGACCTGGGAACATGGGGCTCATTATTCGATCTGGCTCCGAAAGACGAGAATAATAATGCTGTGTTAAAGAATAGCAATGCATTATTGTATGAAAGCTCGGGAAATGTCATTGCGGTAGGAAATCCTAAAAGGCTGACTGTCGTACAAGGATTGGATGATTGTATTGTTGCTGAATCGGGAAATGTTCTCCTTATTTGCAAGAAGGACGATGAACAACGCATCAAACAGTTTGTTGCCGATGCACAGATAAAATACGGGGCGGAATTTAATTAA
- the pyk gene encoding pyruvate kinase translates to MLKHTKIVATISDQRCDVEFIRSLYNAGMNVVRLNTAHMMEEGLNRVVTNVRSVSDRIGILMDTKGPEVRTTISQEPISFTTGDHVKIVGDPNGETSRDCIYVSYKNFVGDLEVGSDVLIDDGDLELKVIEKHEDYLVCEVENDAVLGSRKSVNVPGVRINLPSLTEKDRKNIVWAIENDLDFIAHSFVRNKQDVLDIQHILDEHKSPIKIIAKIENQEGVDNIDEILEVAYGIMIARGDLGIEVPAEKIPGIQRVLIRKCVEVKKPVIVATQMLHSMIKNPRPTRAEVTDIANAIYYRTDALMLSGETAYGKYPLEAVQTMTKVAREAEKTKLAANDIRVPIEGNDLDVTSYLAKQAVKSSNKLHVKAIITDSYTGRTARYLAAFRGTSTVFAICYNQRVTRMLSLSYGVWAVYQPWDDSRRNYFYSALNELIKSGRITRNDMVAYLSGSFGEGGGTTFLEINNVGKVLDSGNNYSLPTFKE, encoded by the coding sequence ATGTTAAAGCATACTAAGATTGTTGCTACGATTTCTGATCAGCGTTGTGATGTGGAATTTATCCGCTCACTGTACAATGCAGGAATGAATGTTGTGCGCCTGAATACGGCCCACATGATGGAAGAAGGTTTGAACCGTGTTGTTACAAATGTCCGTTCCGTATCCGACCGCATCGGGATCCTGATGGATACGAAAGGCCCTGAGGTACGCACTACTATCTCACAGGAGCCAATATCTTTCACAACCGGCGACCATGTAAAGATCGTAGGCGACCCGAACGGTGAAACCTCACGTGATTGCATCTATGTATCATACAAGAATTTTGTCGGAGACCTGGAAGTTGGAAGTGATGTTCTGATCGACGATGGCGACCTGGAATTAAAAGTGATCGAGAAACATGAAGACTATCTGGTCTGTGAAGTAGAAAACGATGCCGTATTGGGTAGTCGCAAAAGCGTAAACGTACCGGGTGTACGCATCAACTTGCCTTCACTGACAGAGAAAGACCGTAAAAATATCGTTTGGGCTATCGAAAACGATCTCGATTTCATCGCCCATTCTTTTGTAAGAAATAAACAGGACGTACTGGATATCCAACATATCCTCGACGAACATAAAAGCCCGATCAAAATCATTGCCAAGATCGAAAACCAAGAAGGTGTAGACAACATCGACGAGATCCTGGAAGTGGCTTATGGTATCATGATTGCCCGCGGCGACCTGGGTATCGAAGTCCCTGCAGAAAAGATTCCGGGAATCCAACGCGTACTGATCCGCAAGTGCGTAGAAGTGAAGAAACCGGTAATCGTGGCGACCCAGATGCTTCATTCCATGATAAAGAACCCGCGTCCTACCCGTGCGGAGGTAACCGATATTGCCAATGCAATCTACTACCGTACGGACGCATTAATGTTGAGTGGCGAAACGGCTTACGGTAAATATCCGCTCGAGGCCGTCCAGACAATGACAAAGGTTGCCCGCGAAGCCGAAAAAACAAAACTTGCAGCAAACGACATCCGCGTACCTATCGAAGGTAATGACCTGGACGTGACTTCATACCTGGCAAAACAGGCCGTAAAGTCGTCCAACAAATTGCATGTGAAAGCGATTATCACCGACAGTTATACCGGACGTACTGCCCGTTATCTGGCTGCTTTCCGTGGCACATCTACGGTATTCGCCATCTGCTATAACCAACGTGTAACACGCATGCTTTCCCTGTCGTATGGTGTATGGGCTGTATACCAGCCGTGGGATGACAGCCGTCGTAACTACTTTTACAGTGCACTGAACGAACTGATCAAAAGCGGACGTATCACACGCAACGACATGGTTGCCTATCTGAGCGGAAGTTTCGGTGAAGGTGGAGGAACAACGTTCCTCGAAATCAACAATGTTGGCAAAGTGTTGGATTCAGGAAACAATTATTCTCTCCCGACCTTTAAAGAATAA
- a CDS encoding DUF4494 domain-containing protein produces the protein MRTWFESKVTHEKTLENGMQKKVTESYLLDALSWTETEARTIEELKPYISGEFTITDIKRYKISELFFSEDGDRYFKAKIQFITLDEKNGTEKKISTYMLAQANNIDQAQEVIKKGMKGTQADYVIAEVKETKIMDIFPYNSTSDEKSDN, from the coding sequence ATGAGAACTTGGTTTGAATCGAAAGTAACGCATGAAAAGACGTTAGAAAACGGAATGCAGAAAAAGGTAACAGAATCTTATTTACTGGATGCATTATCATGGACAGAAACAGAAGCACGTACCATTGAAGAATTGAAGCCGTACATATCAGGTGAATTTACCATTACCGATATAAAACGCTACAAGATTTCAGAATTATTCTTTTCGGAAGATGGTGATCGGTATTTTAAAGCAAAAATTCAATTCATCACTTTGGATGAAAAGAATGGAACGGAAAAGAAAATAAGTACATACATGCTTGCACAGGCAAATAATATAGATCAGGCACAGGAAGTAATCAAAAAAGGTATGAAAGGAACACAAGCCGATTATGTGATTGCCGAAGTAAAGGAAACAAAGATCATGGATATATTTCCATACAATTCTACCAGTGATGAAAAATCTGATAATTGA
- a CDS encoding terminase large subunit, which yields MNIDKQELRELKIKVSNELRGIDVLSFRLKNTDERLNIYAFSVICNPEAHNLYEQLALKRFFDFLHKYEFRPTPVKKFITLYEKLKFPGKKGLSRYKLTPVQVFQFSNIYGFYKKTGKRLTRDALLLVPRKFSKTTSAASISIEDLLFGDNNAQAYVAANSYDQAKICFDVIRSVLKAHDKKLKHFKINRETVTNLRPGRTSFARCLASDPDTLDGLNASTVIVDEYSQADSAALKNVLTSSMGVRENPLTVIITTASEKLNSPFVELLNSYKGILTGILENDSVFAHIFEPDVDDAEDDPATWRKVQPHLGITVELDYYEEEYKKALLTSDGMLTFRTKLLNIFTQNTAKVWFTQDEISALAKNINIDNLDKRYECMVAVDLSVFDDFSTVTYNIYNSDTRTFHSHNDFYLPEATLEVHPNKELYKKWQRDRYLNVLPGNVIDYRHITNDILKRNEKLLILGIGYDPYKSIEFVNILSAAGAKNVIQPVKQTYGTFTSPVESFELAAKTGKISFNQNPIVWYCFGNAMMDEDRLGNKKPIKRSANEKIDPTITNLMTFHLFNNYVR from the coding sequence ATGAATATAGACAAACAAGAATTGCGAGAATTAAAAATCAAAGTATCAAATGAATTAAGAGGGATTGATGTTCTATCTTTCAGACTAAAGAATACGGATGAACGTTTGAATATTTATGCATTTTCAGTTATCTGTAACCCGGAAGCGCATAACCTATATGAGCAATTGGCGTTAAAAAGATTCTTTGATTTTCTTCACAAGTATGAGTTTAGACCTACACCTGTTAAAAAATTTATCACACTTTATGAAAAACTGAAATTTCCGGGGAAGAAAGGATTAAGCAGATATAAACTTACGCCTGTACAAGTATTCCAATTCTCAAATATTTATGGCTTTTATAAAAAAACAGGGAAACGATTAACAAGGGATGCCCTATTACTTGTACCGCGCAAATTTTCAAAAACGACATCAGCTGCATCCATATCAATAGAAGATTTACTGTTTGGAGATAATAACGCGCAGGCTTATGTAGCTGCAAACAGTTATGACCAAGCAAAAATATGCTTTGACGTTATACGCAGTGTCTTAAAAGCACACGATAAAAAGCTGAAACACTTCAAGATAAACCGAGAAACAGTAACAAATTTGCGTCCGGGAAGAACGTCATTTGCCCGGTGTTTGGCTTCCGATCCGGATACACTGGACGGCTTAAATGCCAGTACCGTTATTGTGGATGAATATTCACAAGCAGACAGTGCAGCCTTAAAGAATGTACTAACTTCTTCAATGGGTGTACGTGAAAATCCACTTACTGTCATTATCACAACGGCATCCGAAAAATTGAATAGTCCGTTTGTTGAGTTACTAAATTCATATAAAGGAATTTTGACAGGAATACTTGAAAACGATTCTGTTTTTGCACACATATTTGAACCAGATGTGGATGATGCAGAAGATGATCCTGCAACATGGAGAAAGGTACAGCCACATTTGGGAATAACAGTCGAGTTAGACTATTATGAAGAAGAATATAAGAAAGCACTACTAACAAGTGATGGAATGCTGACTTTCAGAACAAAGCTGCTAAACATATTCACACAAAACACAGCTAAGGTTTGGTTCACCCAAGATGAAATATCAGCACTAGCTAAAAATATCAATATAGATAATTTGGATAAACGGTATGAATGCATGGTTGCAGTGGATTTATCCGTTTTCGATGATTTTTCGACTGTCACCTATAATATCTACAATTCTGATACAAGAACATTCCATTCTCATAATGATTTCTACCTGCCAGAAGCAACACTTGAAGTGCATCCAAACAAAGAATTATACAAAAAATGGCAAAGGGATAGATACCTGAATGTTTTGCCAGGCAATGTGATAGACTATAGGCATATCACCAATGACATTCTGAAAAGAAATGAAAAGCTTTTGATTTTGGGGATTGGTTATGACCCCTACAAATCTATTGAATTCGTCAATATTCTTTCTGCTGCTGGGGCAAAGAACGTGATCCAGCCAGTCAAGCAAACTTATGGAACATTCACTTCACCTGTAGAATCTTTCGAACTGGCTGCAAAAACCGGAAAAATATCATTCAACCAAAATCCTATCGTTTGGTACTGCTTTGGAAATGCAATGATGGATGAGGATAGGCTGGGGAACAAGAAACCAATCAAACGAAGTGCTAATGAAAAGATTGATCCTACAATAACAAATTTAATGACTTTTCACCTATTTAATAATTATGTAAGATGA
- the rbfA gene encoding 30S ribosome-binding factor RbfA, whose protein sequence is MESTRLNKIGRLIQKELGDIFQKQTQGMPGILISVSAVRVSPDLGVAKTYLSIFPSEKGEELLESIRANTKAIRFDLGKRIGKQVRIIPELSFFIDDSLDYIEKIDKLLQK, encoded by the coding sequence ATGGAAAGTACAAGACTGAATAAGATTGGTCGTCTGATCCAGAAAGAATTAGGCGATATTTTCCAGAAACAGACCCAGGGAATGCCGGGTATACTGATTTCTGTAAGTGCAGTGCGCGTTAGCCCCGACCTGGGTGTAGCCAAAACATACTTAAGTATCTTCCCTTCCGAAAAAGGTGAAGAATTGCTGGAGTCCATCCGTGCCAATACCAAAGCAATCCGTTTCGACTTAGGTAAGCGCATCGGCAAACAGGTACGTATTATTCCGGAACTGAGCTTCTTTATCGACGACTCACTGGATTATATCGAGAAGATTGATAAATTACTTCAAAAATAA
- a CDS encoding phage portal protein codes for MNWKFWKRDKEEPKQRGYFDLVNAPDANVTTWEFEQLVSGASPTLAMKIATVYRCVDILSSTIASLPLELKVKRNGVFEVKDTGTLAYLLTCQSNERQTSYELIQNAIIQMVMDGNAYILPKYKFGEIDSLVLLSPHTTTYDKEQNLYTVNDFTNAVFDVFDADEIIHLRNITLDGGYIGVSTITYAAKCLNISANADERTSDSFKPGNTMKGFISGDGDAGVRGFGEIQDSQLKAITDRVEAEINSGKNIFHIPGQSKFNQISISPTDLQLLDTRKFGVLEICRFFGVHPDKVFAGQSQNYKASEMSNVSFLSDTLMPKLRKIETSFTAKLVGKNLFSKMKIEFDIEPIYQTDLATMGNYIEKTVQNGVYTPNYWRAKKNQQPKEGGDQLFISCNVAPVNSMKIKGEKENLPPKTDDNTNK; via the coding sequence ATGAACTGGAAATTTTGGAAAAGAGATAAAGAAGAACCCAAACAAAGAGGTTATTTTGATTTGGTAAATGCACCTGATGCAAATGTTACAACATGGGAATTTGAACAACTTGTTTCCGGTGCAAGTCCTACTTTGGCAATGAAAATAGCCACAGTTTACCGATGTGTAGATATACTTTCAAGTACTATTGCATCCTTGCCATTGGAACTTAAAGTAAAAAGGAACGGTGTTTTTGAAGTTAAAGATACTGGGACACTTGCGTATCTACTAACCTGCCAATCAAATGAAAGGCAAACTTCATACGAACTTATTCAAAATGCCATTATCCAAATGGTGATGGATGGCAATGCTTATATTTTACCCAAGTATAAGTTTGGTGAAATAGATAGTTTAGTTTTACTATCACCCCACACTACGACATACGACAAAGAGCAAAACTTATATACCGTCAATGACTTCACCAATGCTGTATTTGATGTGTTTGATGCAGACGAAATAATTCATTTACGTAACATAACTCTGGATGGTGGTTATATCGGGGTAAGTACAATCACCTATGCAGCCAAATGTTTGAATATATCAGCCAATGCCGATGAAAGGACATCAGATTCTTTCAAACCTGGCAATACAATGAAGGGGTTTATTTCCGGTGATGGTGATGCTGGGGTTCGTGGCTTTGGCGAAATACAAGACAGTCAATTAAAAGCTATAACGGATCGGGTTGAAGCTGAAATAAACAGTGGAAAGAATATCTTCCATATTCCCGGACAATCAAAATTCAACCAAATATCTATTTCACCAACGGATTTACAATTGCTGGATACAAGAAAGTTTGGAGTGTTAGAAATCTGTAGATTTTTTGGTGTGCATCCAGACAAAGTCTTTGCTGGACAAAGCCAGAATTACAAAGCATCAGAAATGAGTAATGTTTCTTTCCTTAGTGATACCCTGATGCCTAAACTAAGGAAAATTGAAACTTCATTTACTGCAAAGCTAGTGGGAAAAAATCTTTTTTCTAAGATGAAGATTGAATTCGACATTGAACCAATCTATCAAACCGATCTTGCAACTATGGGAAATTACATCGAAAAAACAGTTCAAAACGGTGTTTACACCCCTAACTATTGGAGAGCAAAAAAGAACCAGCAACCGAAAGAAGGTGGGGATCAGCTTTTCATTTCCTGCAACGTTGCCCCGGTAAATTCAATGAAAATAAAAGGGGAAAAAGAAAATTTACCCCCAAAAACAGATGATAATACTAATAAATAA
- a CDS encoding FtsX-like permease family protein: MNLPFYIARRYLFSKKSHNAINIISMICVCGVVVATIALVCALSVYNGFNDLVAGMFSSFDPELKITPRTGKVFDPTTSEIQKVRELKDIAFFSETLQDNALIRYHDRQDVAIIKGVDDAYQHLTLIDSVLIDGKFTLKDEVADYAVLGVGLASKLGARPGFAAPLELYAPKRNEKVNTSNPASSFNTGYPYINGVFMINQQVYDEGYMIVPLSLARELFHYDKEVSAIELKLVEKADVSSVKKQIKTILGDDFIVQDRFEQQEASFKMMQIEKWMTFLILCFILAIALFNVVGSLSMLMIEKQDDVRTLRNMGASDSLIRRIFLFEGWMISGFGALIGIVIGLVLCLLQQSFGLIKLGQTAGAFIIDAYPVRVIFTDILVAFITVAAIGFMAAWYPVHYLGKKWFN; this comes from the coding sequence TTGAATCTTCCGTTTTATATAGCCCGGCGGTACCTCTTTTCGAAGAAATCCCACAATGCGATCAATATCATATCCATGATATGTGTTTGCGGAGTGGTGGTTGCTACCATTGCATTGGTTTGTGCACTGTCGGTCTATAACGGATTCAATGATCTGGTGGCAGGTATGTTCAGTAGTTTCGATCCGGAACTAAAGATCACTCCCCGGACTGGAAAAGTATTCGATCCAACAACATCCGAAATACAGAAAGTAAGAGAGTTGAAGGATATCGCCTTTTTCAGTGAGACATTGCAGGACAATGCCCTGATTCGTTATCACGACCGCCAGGATGTAGCTATCATAAAAGGAGTGGACGATGCATACCAGCATCTAACCTTAATAGATAGCGTACTGATAGACGGTAAATTCACATTGAAAGATGAGGTGGCAGATTATGCGGTATTAGGAGTTGGCCTGGCGTCGAAACTCGGAGCAAGACCTGGATTTGCTGCACCGTTGGAACTGTATGCTCCTAAACGGAATGAGAAGGTTAACACATCAAATCCTGCATCTTCCTTTAACACCGGATACCCTTATATCAATGGGGTATTCATGATCAATCAACAAGTCTACGACGAAGGATATATGATCGTCCCTCTCTCTCTTGCCCGCGAACTGTTTCATTATGATAAAGAAGTCAGTGCCATAGAACTGAAATTAGTTGAAAAAGCAGATGTATCTTCCGTAAAAAAACAGATTAAAACCATTTTAGGAGATGACTTTATTGTTCAGGACCGCTTCGAACAGCAGGAAGCATCTTTCAAGATGATGCAGATTGAGAAATGGATGACTTTTCTGATCCTTTGTTTTATTCTGGCAATCGCCTTATTCAATGTGGTAGGTTCGCTATCGATGCTGATGATCGAAAAGCAGGACGATGTCCGCACACTTCGCAATATGGGGGCAAGCGACAGTCTTATCCGACGCATATTTCTTTTTGAAGGCTGGATGATCTCCGGATTCGGAGCATTAATAGGGATTGTGATAGGTTTGGTTCTTTGTCTTCTACAGCAATCGTTCGGTCTGATTAAACTGGGACAAACCGCAGGTGCCTTTATTATTGATGCTTACCCGGTACGTGTAATATTCACCGATATCCTGGTAGCGTTTATAACGGTAGCGGCCATTGGATTCATGGCCGCTTGGTATCCCGTACATTATCTGGGGAAGAAATGGTTTAATTAA
- a CDS encoding helix-turn-helix transcriptional regulator — translation MQANCIVEMDVLTSTEKKVYCLNGVGKQTKEIADILKSSYETAKSHMKNIKAKLGLQKDKEVTAHFWCSLIGKDLDEVKRQIMATCLLIVFLLSIPFDQHQTRETRNFNNRARRTIVARRNEYTA, via the coding sequence ATGCAGGCTAATTGTATTGTTGAAATGGATGTGCTTACATCTACCGAAAAGAAAGTGTATTGCCTCAATGGTGTTGGTAAGCAGACAAAGGAAATAGCTGATATCTTAAAATCCAGTTATGAAACTGCAAAAAGCCACATGAAAAATATCAAGGCAAAACTTGGATTGCAGAAGGACAAGGAAGTTACTGCACATTTTTGGTGTAGCCTGATTGGAAAAGATTTAGATGAGGTGAAACGGCAAATAATGGCAACCTGCCTATTGATTGTTTTCCTTCTGTCTATTCCATTCGATCAACACCAGACGAGAGAAACCCGGAACTTCAACAATAGAGCAAGAAGAACAATTGTTGCCAGAAGAAACGAATACACAGCTTAA
- a CDS encoding MerR family transcriptional regulator, translating into MGTSQTEINYKLNENDFREAIKKELSGLALQLFLNRFDNVLIGVSDIANMHSVNPRTVLNYIKDGLIMPEVKLGENDHPKFRLSYALMLDFKELQKKLRAKNRGW; encoded by the coding sequence ATGGGTACAAGTCAAACAGAAATAAACTACAAGCTAAACGAAAATGATTTTCGTGAAGCGATAAAGAAAGAACTATCCGGTTTAGCATTGCAGTTATTCCTAAATCGTTTTGATAATGTATTGATTGGAGTTAGTGATATAGCCAACATGCATAGTGTAAATCCCCGAACTGTATTAAACTACATCAAAGATGGCTTGATAATGCCGGAAGTAAAACTTGGTGAAAACGATCATCCAAAATTCAGGTTAAGTTATGCACTTATGCTTGATTTCAAGGAATTGCAAAAAAAGCTGAGGGCAAAGAATCGGGGCTGGTAA